A genomic region of Brevibacillus sp. JNUCC-41 contains the following coding sequences:
- a CDS encoding CueP family metal-binding protein, which yields MKLKGFILTLLVVVILNACASTGKDEAKPVKSTDDIKTLVNDYSTKNKNAQNASITSQQLIVTENDGSETSYDLPKGEFFVSIAPYINKTHPCTNHSLTGCQGELANKEFNLYIEDLDGNVIQDEVVSSPSNGFIDLWLQQDKTFQIKIEHDGKMADLKLSTFEGDPTCITTMKLM from the coding sequence ATGAAATTAAAAGGATTTATCTTAACTTTGTTAGTAGTAGTTATACTAAATGCTTGCGCCAGCACAGGTAAAGATGAGGCAAAGCCCGTTAAATCAACAGATGATATTAAGACCTTAGTGAATGATTATAGTACAAAAAACAAAAATGCACAAAATGCCTCCATTACATCTCAACAACTCATTGTGACTGAAAATGATGGAAGTGAAACTTCCTATGATTTGCCCAAAGGCGAGTTTTTTGTTTCGATTGCACCTTACATTAATAAAACCCATCCATGCACGAATCATAGCTTGACAGGTTGTCAAGGTGAACTTGCAAATAAAGAGTTTAACTTATACATTGAAGATTTAGACGGGAATGTTATCCAGGACGAGGTAGTTAGCTCTCCATCTAATGGATTTATTGATTTGTGGCTACAGCAAGATAAAACCTTTCAGATCAAAATAGAGCACGACGGAAAAATGGCAGATTTAAAGCTCTCTACATTCGAAGGTGACCCAACATGTATTACAACGATGAAATTAATGTAG
- a CDS encoding multicopper oxidase family protein, with amino-acid sequence MRKIILTSIVVSLGILGACSQGSSNNMKDMDHSSMDMKGMDHSSMDMSHETITELKSSLGENELTFPKVLKPDQEDNNSISYTIRAHQGTSEIFDGIKTKTYGYNGDFLGPVIRVEKGMKVTIHLVNDLKEDTTFHWHGLEVPGNEDGGPHKVLKPGESETIHFTVKQDAATLWFHPHPMHETGKQVFKGLAGLLYIDDKNSGKLDIPKTYGEDDFPIILQDKKFTDDKQLDYNKVMNEDGTTGDTLLINGVVNPKLKADREKVRLRILNGSNMRGYTLHFDNNMEFQQIASDGGFLNKPNSTKELEIAPAERVEVIVDLTKVKGNEVSLVNEDNVTILPIHLKESADNSKTAKTTKSLNNLEISNEVKNKEVTKTIKLAGMGKDVTINNKKFDANRIDFTQKQNETELWEIENMKDSMGGMNHPFHIHGTQFQVISIDGKEPPENLSGLKDTISLKPGQKAKIAVKFPEKGVYMFHCHILEHEDNGMMGQIKVD; translated from the coding sequence ATGAGGAAAATAATATTAACGAGTATTGTTGTAAGTTTGGGCATACTTGGGGCTTGTAGCCAAGGAAGTAGTAACAATATGAAAGATATGGATCACTCTTCAATGGATATGAAAGGTATGGACCATTCTTCTATGGATATGAGCCATGAAACCATTACAGAATTAAAAAGCAGTCTTGGAGAAAATGAATTAACTTTTCCAAAAGTACTAAAACCAGATCAAGAGGATAACAATTCCATTTCATATACCATTCGAGCTCACCAAGGCACTTCAGAAATATTTGATGGAATTAAAACAAAAACATACGGATATAATGGGGATTTTTTGGGGCCAGTGATTCGAGTGGAAAAGGGAATGAAGGTCACCATCCATTTGGTGAATGATTTAAAGGAAGATACGACTTTCCATTGGCATGGTCTTGAAGTACCTGGTAACGAAGACGGGGGACCACATAAAGTGTTGAAACCAGGCGAGTCAGAAACAATTCACTTTACCGTCAAACAGGATGCTGCTACACTCTGGTTTCATCCACACCCTATGCATGAAACAGGAAAACAAGTATTTAAAGGCTTAGCTGGGTTACTTTATATTGATGATAAGAATAGTGGGAAATTAGATATTCCAAAAACATATGGTGAAGATGATTTTCCAATTATTCTTCAAGATAAAAAATTTACTGATGATAAACAACTTGATTATAACAAAGTAATGAATGAAGATGGGACAACAGGAGACACTCTTTTGATCAATGGGGTTGTCAATCCAAAACTAAAAGCTGATCGTGAAAAAGTTCGCTTGCGTATTTTAAATGGTTCCAATATGAGGGGTTACACTTTACACTTTGATAATAATATGGAATTTCAACAAATCGCAAGTGATGGTGGTTTCTTAAATAAGCCTAATTCAACAAAAGAGCTTGAAATTGCACCTGCTGAACGAGTTGAAGTTATCGTAGATTTAACAAAAGTGAAGGGAAATGAAGTTTCACTTGTTAATGAAGATAACGTAACTATTTTGCCTATTCATTTAAAAGAATCAGCAGATAATTCCAAAACGGCAAAAACTACAAAGTCATTAAATAACCTCGAAATTTCTAATGAAGTAAAGAATAAAGAGGTCACAAAAACAATCAAATTGGCTGGAATGGGAAAAGATGTGACAATTAATAATAAGAAGTTTGATGCAAATCGAATCGATTTTACACAGAAACAAAATGAAACCGAATTATGGGAAATCGAAAATATGAAAGATTCAATGGGAGGCATGAACCATCCATTCCACATTCACGGAACGCAATTCCAAGTTATATCGATTGATGGAAAAGAGCCTCCAGAAAATTTATCTGGATTAAAAGATACCATTTCCTTAAAACCGGGACAAAAAGCAAAAATTGCTGTTAAGTTCCCTGAAAAAGGAGTTTATATGTTCCATTGTCATATTCTCGAACATGAGGATAATGGAATGATGGGTCAAATTAAGGTGGATTAA
- a CDS encoding glycosyl hydrolase family 8: protein MKKRSLLIACGVIVLGVIASIAWVPQTKEKELVGKRAFPQHTVYQAGTIKPDNVSQEDLDSAVANFYKAWKNEYLKQPAAESDQYYIFYNDKGYAEPKNAVTVSEAHGYGMMITAIMAGSQDKQYFDGLYRFYKAHGSDNDPSLMAWQQVKDKSGKIINTPGDADSATDGDMDIAYSLLLADRQWGSEGEIDYLASAKEILAAIMSNEINRSQSLVKLGDWAEDKDEVYGRSTRSSDLLLNHFKSFEAAAGTDEWKDVTDKAYAVIHSIYEEKSGNTGLMPDFIVQSREEYQPAQANFLEGENDGNYSWNSSRTPWRYTIDYLLTGDERALPQLKKMNDWIKAETDGNPDNIQSGYTLSGKAVEEGNSTTFVAPFMVSAMVDSSNQKWINQLWDRTIQKQEDDDYFANTIKLQTMIVASGNWWAP, encoded by the coding sequence ATGAAAAAAAGAAGTTTATTGATAGCTTGTGGCGTGATCGTTTTAGGGGTCATTGCCTCGATAGCATGGGTACCTCAAACCAAAGAGAAAGAGCTTGTAGGTAAAAGAGCATTTCCTCAGCATACAGTCTATCAAGCGGGTACGATAAAGCCTGACAATGTTTCACAGGAGGACTTGGATTCTGCCGTAGCGAATTTTTATAAAGCCTGGAAAAATGAATATCTTAAGCAGCCAGCTGCTGAAAGTGATCAATATTATATTTTTTACAATGATAAAGGATATGCAGAGCCCAAGAATGCAGTGACCGTCTCTGAAGCACACGGTTATGGGATGATGATAACGGCAATCATGGCAGGCAGCCAGGACAAACAATACTTCGATGGTCTTTATCGTTTTTATAAAGCCCATGGAAGTGATAATGACCCTTCCTTAATGGCATGGCAGCAAGTAAAGGATAAATCGGGAAAGATCATCAATACGCCAGGGGACGCCGATTCAGCAACTGATGGCGATATGGATATCGCCTATTCGTTGTTATTGGCCGATCGCCAGTGGGGAAGTGAAGGGGAAATCGACTATCTAGCCAGTGCAAAGGAGATCTTGGCTGCGATCATGTCGAATGAGATAAATCGGTCGCAGTCCCTGGTTAAACTAGGGGACTGGGCGGAAGATAAAGATGAGGTATACGGACGATCGACTCGTTCATCCGACCTTCTTCTCAATCATTTTAAGTCATTCGAGGCGGCAGCAGGGACTGATGAATGGAAAGATGTAACGGATAAGGCTTATGCGGTCATTCATTCGATTTATGAGGAGAAAAGCGGCAATACTGGCCTCATGCCGGACTTCATTGTACAATCCAGGGAAGAATATCAGCCGGCTCAAGCCAATTTTTTAGAAGGGGAGAATGACGGCAATTACAGCTGGAACAGCAGCAGGACACCTTGGCGCTATACAATCGATTACTTACTGACTGGTGATGAAAGAGCCCTGCCGCAATTAAAGAAGATGAATGATTGGATTAAAGCGGAAACCGATGGCAATCCTGATAATATCCAATCCGGCTATACGCTGAGCGGAAAAGCCGTGGAAGAAGGGAATAGTACAACCTTCGTTGCTCCATTCATGGTGAGTGCCATGGTTGATTCCTCCAACCAGAAATGGATCAACCAATTATGGGATAGGACGATACAGAAACAAGAAGATGATGACTATTTTGCCAATACGATAAAACTACAGACAATGATCGTGGCTTCAGGTAACTGGTGGGCGCCATGA
- a CDS encoding VOC family protein, with the protein MIINKVTLYSHAWDEMRNFYMDVLGFELLSQTDDVFEMKAGESVLEIKKYHHNEKPFYHFAMNIPTNLFTSAKAWAKSKVELTREDDYDEVYFSYSDAHAFYFTDPSGNIVEFISRYSVSPKSEARYFSAQNVLCISEINITTDEVRAFGNQLISNGVPVRNGEAISEDGLNFMGEHEAGSFLLLGPRKRRWIFSNKESETFPLSIVINQQLDISIDGKGVMELKKVE; encoded by the coding sequence TTGATTATCAATAAGGTCACTTTGTATAGTCATGCATGGGATGAAATGCGGAATTTTTATATGGATGTGTTAGGATTTGAGTTACTATCGCAAACTGATGATGTTTTTGAAATGAAGGCAGGGGAAAGTGTGCTTGAAATCAAAAAATATCATCACAATGAAAAGCCTTTTTATCATTTTGCCATGAACATTCCAACCAATTTATTCACATCGGCAAAAGCATGGGCGAAATCAAAAGTGGAATTGACTAGAGAAGATGATTATGACGAAGTGTATTTCAGCTATTCTGATGCACATGCTTTTTATTTTACAGACCCTTCAGGCAACATTGTCGAGTTCATATCGAGATATTCCGTATCACCCAAATCCGAGGCTAGGTATTTTTCAGCTCAAAACGTCCTGTGCATCAGTGAAATAAACATTACGACAGATGAAGTAAGGGCTTTCGGAAACCAGTTGATCAGTAATGGTGTACCTGTAAGGAATGGTGAAGCAATAAGTGAAGATGGATTGAATTTCATGGGGGAACATGAAGCAGGTTCGTTTTTACTTTTAGGTCCAAGGAAACGGCGGTGGATTTTTTCGAATAAAGAGTCGGAAACCTTTCCGCTTTCAATAGTCATAAATCAGCAACTGGATATTTCAATAGATGGCAAAGGAGTTATGGAATTGAAAAAAGTGGAATGA
- a CDS encoding YhgE/Pip domain-containing protein, with the protein MLKQEWKLFLTNRKLVGVAIVLLFVPIIYGGLFLSSAWNPYGNTGKLPVAVVNKDMKAEYEGKTLTVGNELIENLKDNDDLEWHFVSEKAAKKGFDDGTYYMVVTIPEDFSKNAATVMDDKPKKMNLTYDVNPGRSFVSETVGKQAANNLKTEIAESVTKEYAEAIFSQFDKIGEGFNDAADGASKLDDGAKKLDDGNKEVTENLNKLASSTLTFKDGANKLQIGVGEFMEGANKLESGASELNKGISQYTSGVGQLQKGADELASGTGELTNNSEALLQGSSQLSTGLAKVVPGAQTLNTGLAQAQTGSANLNDGLNQLSQNASQLTDQSTGIPKLASGQQSLNEGINKLAEGSQALNDGLKKMDGQLPAEEQMGQLKQGLTSIQSGVNQLQEAIPAGSSASGTVSGITEDLNNSQAALTELQSTIANNGQSTINAVQNTEAFKGMTSEQQSELIGAIQNELQNQAEAQKQIASTLAASVSDLSTQLKENVMPVLNGLGQLPEQVANLNNAVNKVNPNAVSALNGYTAIRNALEEQLIPGATQLNGGLNEAVEGSNQLTAATQSLNERTPELVKGINQLAQGGSSLNNGLSKLTEGSGQLVDGVSQLQAGSTSFGDGLEKYAFGVSQVGEGASQLASGANELNANSPALNEGSSALVKGTEQLASNLPTLSNGVIQLADGAGKINEGSSALAEGSGKLGDGISSLKDGTVELSDKLGDGAEEISENKTTDDNYSMIAEPTQVKEQKSSDVPNYGHALAPYVLSLGLFVGAIAFNMGFPTGLPSTRPTSGVAWWFSKFTVLFIQATLSALVLDAIMIWGMDLQVENMGQFIGVSILTSLTFMFIVTFLTVGFGNPGRLLAMIFLVLQLGASGGMFPVELTNNFFSHVHPFIPMTYSVMGFRQAMSTSLGADALTTSIVFLTGCIIVFNLLLLLTMVIKKRKEHNVEMEA; encoded by the coding sequence ATGCTTAAACAAGAATGGAAGCTTTTCCTTACAAATCGAAAACTGGTCGGTGTCGCGATCGTTTTACTGTTCGTCCCGATTATTTATGGGGGGTTATTCCTTAGTTCCGCTTGGAATCCATACGGAAATACAGGCAAATTGCCTGTTGCAGTCGTGAATAAGGATATGAAGGCGGAATATGAGGGTAAAACCTTAACAGTCGGTAATGAGCTAATCGAGAATTTAAAGGACAATGATGATTTGGAATGGCATTTCGTATCGGAAAAAGCGGCGAAAAAAGGATTTGATGATGGTACATATTATATGGTCGTTACCATTCCGGAGGACTTTTCGAAAAATGCTGCAACCGTCATGGATGATAAGCCAAAAAAAATGAATTTGACGTATGACGTGAATCCTGGACGCAGTTTCGTTTCTGAAACGGTCGGAAAACAGGCAGCGAATAATTTGAAAACGGAAATTGCCGAAAGTGTCACAAAAGAATATGCGGAAGCGATTTTCTCCCAGTTTGATAAAATCGGAGAGGGTTTCAATGATGCAGCAGATGGGGCATCGAAACTGGATGATGGCGCAAAAAAACTGGATGATGGAAACAAAGAAGTGACGGAAAATCTGAATAAATTAGCTTCAAGCACATTAACTTTTAAAGATGGGGCGAATAAACTTCAAATCGGTGTCGGCGAGTTTATGGAAGGAGCCAACAAGCTTGAAAGTGGCGCGTCGGAATTAAATAAGGGAATTTCACAATATACTTCCGGTGTCGGTCAGTTGCAAAAGGGTGCGGACGAACTTGCATCAGGCACAGGGGAATTAACTAATAATAGTGAAGCACTTTTACAAGGTTCATCCCAACTTTCCACTGGGCTCGCCAAAGTGGTTCCAGGAGCGCAAACTTTAAATACGGGATTGGCACAAGCGCAAACAGGCAGTGCGAATTTGAATGATGGGTTGAATCAATTATCACAAAATGCAAGCCAGCTGACGGACCAATCGACAGGAATTCCAAAATTGGCATCAGGTCAGCAAAGTTTAAATGAAGGAATCAATAAACTGGCAGAAGGAAGCCAAGCGTTAAATGACGGCCTGAAAAAAATGGATGGCCAATTGCCCGCAGAAGAACAGATGGGTCAGCTTAAGCAAGGACTGACAAGCATTCAAAGCGGTGTAAATCAATTGCAAGAAGCGATTCCTGCAGGAAGCAGCGCGTCCGGTACCGTATCTGGCATTACTGAAGACCTCAATAACAGTCAGGCGGCCTTAACGGAACTTCAATCAACCATTGCGAATAATGGTCAGAGCACGATCAATGCCGTTCAAAACACGGAAGCGTTCAAAGGCATGACCAGTGAACAACAATCCGAATTAATCGGAGCCATTCAAAATGAACTTCAAAACCAAGCGGAGGCACAAAAACAAATCGCCTCGACTCTTGCTGCAAGTGTATCCGACTTATCAACGCAATTGAAGGAAAATGTAATGCCTGTATTGAATGGATTAGGCCAGCTTCCAGAACAAGTGGCCAATTTAAATAATGCGGTGAATAAAGTCAATCCAAACGCCGTTTCAGCGTTAAACGGATATACGGCAATAAGGAACGCACTGGAAGAACAATTGATTCCTGGTGCAACACAATTAAATGGCGGCTTGAATGAGGCTGTTGAAGGCAGCAATCAATTAACGGCGGCAACACAAAGTTTAAATGAACGGACACCGGAATTAGTGAAGGGGATCAACCAGTTAGCACAAGGCGGTTCCTCGTTGAATAATGGTCTATCAAAACTAACTGAGGGTTCTGGTCAGTTGGTAGATGGAGTTTCACAACTTCAAGCGGGGTCAACCTCCTTTGGGGATGGTCTTGAGAAGTATGCGTTCGGTGTTAGCCAAGTTGGCGAAGGGGCAAGCCAGCTTGCTAGCGGGGCCAATGAACTGAATGCCAACTCACCTGCCTTGAATGAGGGCTCATCAGCACTTGTTAAGGGCACTGAACAATTGGCAAGCAATCTGCCTACTTTAAGCAATGGAGTCATCCAGCTTGCCGATGGGGCAGGTAAGATCAATGAAGGTTCCTCGGCACTTGCTGAAGGATCCGGAAAATTGGGTGATGGCATATCCTCACTTAAAGATGGAACGGTCGAACTTTCGGATAAACTCGGTGATGGAGCAGAAGAAATAAGTGAAAACAAAACAACCGATGATAATTACAGCATGATTGCCGAACCGACACAGGTTAAAGAACAAAAAAGCAGTGACGTGCCGAATTATGGTCATGCACTGGCTCCTTATGTATTGTCTCTTGGCTTATTTGTAGGAGCGATTGCGTTCAATATGGGATTCCCGACAGGCTTGCCTTCCACAAGGCCTACTTCAGGAGTGGCATGGTGGTTCAGTAAATTTACGGTCCTGTTTATCCAAGCGACGCTTTCAGCATTAGTGTTGGATGCGATCATGATTTGGGGAATGGATTTACAGGTCGAGAACATGGGGCAATTCATTGGGGTTTCCATATTGACTTCCCTTACCTTCATGTTCATCGTCACCTTCTTGACCGTAGGATTTGGAAATCCGGGTCGTTTATTGGCGATGATATTCCTTGTATTACAGCTAGGTGCAAGCGGAGGAATGTTCCCTGTGGAACTGACCAATAACTTCTTCAGTCATGTTCACCCGTTCATACCAATGACATACTCTGTCATGGGCTTCCGTCAGGCGATGAGCACGAGCCTTGGAGCGGATGCATTGACAACGAGTATAGTGTTCCTTACTGGATGCATCATTGTCTTCAATCTACTACTATTGCTAACGATGGTCATCAAGAAGCGCAAAGAACACAATGTGGAGATGGAAGCATAA
- a CDS encoding DUF6944 family repetitive protein, which produces MTIRGEDLLLSGAWILFIGSLIDTTGQTQQTFTHSDQGKDLIVKGNAIEAFGNSLQAIGRTKLLKPERELAQIYTIFGAWLEAAGNSTNAVGVSIELNGAEEEGTKIDALGSGVQGLGAAFEAVGAFLEEDSSYRELAIIGNSFISLGSFLAAIGNIYVLNEKSVIGEQILLIGSWIQVIGAFILLHAITLEVEHIKHEEHEKNPKHGNGNSYPYSYNNYSYT; this is translated from the coding sequence ATGACTATACGTGGAGAAGATCTTCTTCTTTCGGGAGCATGGATACTATTTATTGGTTCACTTATTGATACAACCGGGCAGACCCAGCAAACTTTCACCCACAGCGATCAGGGGAAAGATTTAATCGTAAAAGGAAATGCGATTGAAGCATTCGGAAATTCGTTGCAAGCCATCGGGAGAACTAAGCTGTTAAAACCAGAGAGGGAGCTAGCTCAAATATATACCATCTTCGGTGCTTGGCTTGAGGCTGCTGGTAATAGTACAAATGCAGTTGGAGTAAGTATTGAACTGAATGGTGCTGAGGAAGAGGGAACAAAAATAGATGCCCTTGGCAGCGGCGTCCAAGGGCTTGGTGCAGCTTTTGAAGCAGTAGGTGCATTTCTTGAAGAGGATTCATCCTATAGGGAACTTGCGATTATAGGAAATAGCTTCATTTCCTTAGGCTCTTTTTTAGCAGCGATCGGTAATATTTACGTTTTAAACGAAAAAAGTGTAATTGGAGAACAGATTCTATTGATCGGTAGCTGGATTCAAGTTATTGGTGCATTTATATTACTTCATGCCATTACCCTTGAGGTTGAACACATTAAACACGAGGAACACGAGAAAAATCCGAAACATGGAAACGGCAATTCTTATCCCTATTCTTATAATAATTATTCCTACACCTGA
- a CDS encoding RrF2 family transcriptional regulator, producing MQLTKGVEQAICIIVILSTQDKNVPLSSNEISRRLEVSPSYLKKIIRKLVVKQIITSVPGNNGGLTLAKSVDKIKNLEIIEAMEGTISMFPDTGLIEKAFKDGEYAEKGMDVLRRMFSRADQLLIEFFSSQTVADLLKESFGTTDIPTLNWNSTSLSDVLREKKGEKK from the coding sequence TTGCAATTAACAAAAGGGGTCGAGCAAGCTATATGCATCATTGTTATCCTCTCCACCCAGGATAAAAATGTACCGCTTTCGTCTAATGAGATCAGCAGACGATTGGAGGTGTCTCCTTCTTATTTGAAAAAAATCATAAGGAAACTGGTCGTTAAGCAGATAATCACTTCCGTTCCTGGTAATAATGGTGGCCTTACTCTTGCCAAAAGTGTAGATAAGATTAAAAACCTTGAAATTATTGAGGCGATGGAAGGCACGATTTCGATGTTTCCGGATACGGGACTTATAGAAAAAGCGTTTAAAGATGGAGAGTATGCAGAGAAAGGGATGGATGTCCTTCGTCGGATGTTTTCCCGGGCGGATCAACTTTTGATAGAGTTCTTTTCCAGCCAAACAGTGGCAGATTTGCTGAAAGAAAGCTTTGGCACCACGGACATACCGACTCTTAATTGGAATTCAACGTCATTGAGTGATGTACTGCGTGAAAAGAAAGGTGAAAAGAAGTGA
- a CDS encoding nucleic acid-binding protein encodes MKRICNQCQTEMINDCKVNVQGGMNGIKISQKKGISSSVSANPKASVCPNCGYVAFYIDEFREFNK; translated from the coding sequence ATGAAAAGAATCTGCAATCAGTGCCAAACTGAAATGATAAATGATTGCAAAGTGAATGTTCAAGGCGGAATGAATGGGATAAAGATTAGTCAAAAGAAAGGGATTTCCAGTAGTGTTTCTGCAAACCCTAAAGCATCTGTATGCCCAAATTGTGGTTATGTAGCTTTCTATATTGATGAGTTTAGAGAATTTAATAAGTAA
- a CDS encoding DUF302 domain-containing protein: MFHYTVETNQSIGESMTVLEEKLKEEKFGVLWHFDIKETLQNKGFEFDQPYHVLEVCNPKEAQRVLSENQMVGYFLPCKIVVYEDGGKTKIGMPRPTSLIEMVSDSSIKGFAQDIEDRLIACIDRVVQ; the protein is encoded by the coding sequence ATGTTTCATTACACCGTAGAAACGAATCAATCAATCGGAGAATCAATGACAGTCTTAGAGGAAAAATTAAAAGAGGAAAAATTCGGTGTGCTTTGGCATTTTGATATCAAAGAAACTTTACAAAATAAGGGGTTTGAATTTGATCAACCCTATCATGTATTGGAAGTTTGTAACCCAAAAGAAGCGCAACGGGTATTATCAGAAAATCAAATGGTTGGCTATTTCTTGCCGTGTAAAATTGTTGTTTATGAAGATGGGGGCAAGACGAAAATAGGCATGCCAAGACCAACATCTTTAATTGAAATGGTCAGCGATTCCTCTATTAAAGGATTTGCCCAAGATATTGAAGACCGCTTAATTGCATGTATCGACCGGGTGGTGCAATAG
- a CDS encoding pentapeptide repeat-containing protein, whose protein sequence is MSGKIKIEQPKIPQDLTQANFQEIYYQDEPYLDSCLITNCTIDREKMDKIVLSQVVFKNVTFSDVSFRNIELTDVIFDHCDLTNADFMGGSIHRVEFKESKLLGINLSDASLGNVYFENCNLNLSAFGYSSLKQVKFDHCSLESADFYECKFIKVKFETCRLNEVNFSRTPLKGIDISSSAFQRLTVSMEDLKGCEVSPDQAIVFAAMLGLKIKE, encoded by the coding sequence ATGTCAGGCAAAATCAAAATTGAACAGCCAAAGATCCCTCAAGACTTAACTCAAGCGAACTTTCAGGAAATATATTATCAAGATGAGCCCTATCTGGATTCATGTTTGATAACCAATTGTACGATCGATAGAGAAAAGATGGACAAAATCGTATTATCCCAGGTCGTTTTTAAAAATGTGACATTCAGCGATGTATCATTCAGGAATATCGAGCTGACGGATGTCATTTTCGATCATTGCGATTTGACGAATGCCGATTTCATGGGCGGCTCGATTCATCGGGTGGAATTCAAAGAATCCAAACTATTAGGCATTAACCTGTCTGACGCGAGTTTAGGGAATGTCTACTTTGAGAATTGCAACTTGAATTTAAGTGCTTTTGGTTATTCCAGTTTAAAGCAAGTGAAGTTCGATCATTGCTCATTGGAAAGTGCTGATTTTTATGAGTGTAAATTCATCAAAGTGAAGTTCGAAACATGTAGATTAAATGAAGTGAACTTTTCCCGGACACCGCTCAAAGGAATTGATATTAGCAGTTCTGCATTTCAAAGGCTTACCGTTTCCATGGAAGATTTAAAGGGATGCGAAGTTTCCCCGGACCAAGCGATCGTATTTGCAGCCATGCTGGGCCTGAAAATTAAAGAGTGA
- a CDS encoding DUF4306 domain-containing protein, with amino-acid sequence MTFNNLLQMIITAFFFMVFTFCTWYEGSEIMDKPWEWKYSTHFTQENDVQAMEAKDISNLDHFVYAAKFKPLFPFLMVLAASYLIILTGYILFKRSIKKMALFLLGLGVLFLLSNGIVSNSPTVGGNIFQAFFLISGMMAVIGAALYYFLMPTGLHTEV; translated from the coding sequence TTGACTTTTAACAATTTGTTGCAAATGATTATCACTGCATTTTTCTTCATGGTTTTTACGTTCTGTACCTGGTATGAAGGCAGCGAAATTATGGATAAGCCTTGGGAATGGAAGTATTCCACGCATTTCACACAAGAAAATGATGTTCAGGCGATGGAGGCAAAGGATATTTCGAATTTAGATCATTTCGTGTATGCCGCTAAATTCAAACCGCTATTTCCATTTCTTATGGTCCTTGCCGCATCGTACTTAATCATACTTACGGGATATATCCTATTTAAAAGAAGTATTAAAAAAATGGCTCTTTTCCTGTTGGGATTGGGTGTCCTTTTTCTGCTTTCAAATGGTATTGTATCCAATTCCCCGACTGTGGGAGGGAATATCTTTCAAGCTTTCTTTCTGATAAGCGGTATGATGGCCGTAATAGGTGCAGCGTTATATTATTTCCTGATGCCAACAGGATTACATACTGAAGTTTAA
- a CDS encoding MarR family winged helix-turn-helix transcriptional regulator: MLLYRPFENNLNIQLNKHDLHRAQWSILHFLFNYGSATLVELANYQSVEKPTITRTITRLEELGYVEHVPSKDKREKRMRLTELGSKIYSEVRVTIDQYEQDILKGITEEEQLAAIRIMGEIRNNIIK; this comes from the coding sequence TTGCTGTTGTACCGTCCGTTTGAAAATAATCTTAATATCCAGCTGAACAAGCATGACTTACACAGGGCCCAATGGTCCATTTTACATTTCTTATTCAATTATGGTTCGGCAACGCTAGTAGAGCTTGCCAATTATCAAAGTGTGGAAAAACCCACGATTACGAGGACCATTACCCGTTTGGAAGAGCTGGGATATGTCGAGCATGTACCCAGCAAAGATAAACGCGAGAAAAGAATGCGGCTTACGGAGCTTGGCTCAAAGATCTACAGTGAAGTCCGCGTGACAATCGATCAATACGAACAGGACATCTTGAAGGGGATTACTGAAGAGGAACAACTCGCAGCCATACGCATCATGGGCGAAATAAGAAATAACATTATAAAGTAA
- a CDS encoding thioredoxin family protein: MKNINTEQEYREQINQEGLTVGVFTTTWCPDCKRLDMFIDEITQEHQDKQWFTIDRDEFPEISEEQTVMGIPSLLVFKNGEKVAHLHSANAKTPEAVNEFLNDL; encoded by the coding sequence ATGAAAAATATCAATACTGAACAAGAATACCGTGAACAAATCAATCAAGAGGGACTGACGGTCGGGGTTTTTACGACAACATGGTGTCCAGACTGCAAACGTTTAGACATGTTCATCGATGAAATCACACAAGAACATCAAGATAAACAGTGGTTTACAATCGATCGTGACGAGTTCCCAGAGATTTCTGAAGAGCAAACGGTAATGGGAATTCCATCACTATTAGTATTTAAGAATGGGGAAAAGGTTGCACATCTGCACAGTGCAAATGCTAAAACTCCAGAAGCGGTCAATGAATTTCTAAATGACCTATAA